The genomic DNA ATTGAGATCGAGTTATGCAAACGGCACTTTACGGATCGATTGGCTGGAAGCATCCATTTGGAATTTTTCAGGTTCTGGAGTGGGCAAAAGAATACGGTTGGGACTCAGTCGATGCGCGAGGGATGACCATCGATATCCCGGGCGGTCCGAAGAAACAGCTCACCGCGTTTGGCTACGACATGCTTGGCCCGCGACAAATTCGGCCAACCGCGCGAGAGCAACTTCGAAGTCGCTGCGAGGAACTTGGCATCCCGATCATCTGCTTGTACGTTCCAAGTCCGGTGAACCTGAGAGGAAAGCTTGGAGAGGACTGCCGCAGACTCTTCAAAGAGTTTGTACAACTGGCTGCCGACGTTGGAATCGAGTGGGTCCGCGCGATCAACAACACGACTGAAAGCTACAACAACGAGCCGTTCACGGAAGAAGAAGCGTTTGCTCGAACGGTCGATGGACTCAAAGAAGTCGGCAAGTTTGCAGCGGACCTTGGAGTCGGAATTCTCATTGAAAACAACGAGAACACCACGACATCCTGTGCTGCCGAACTTCTGACCATGAAAAGCGAAGTGGTTGACGCCTGCCGAATGGGGATTGCTTATGATGGAACGAACGCCTACTTCCAGGGGCTTAAGGAAATGGAAGAACTGAAAAAGCTCGCTGGAGCAATAGATGTCCTTCACTTAAAGAATGTGAAGCGGCACGACGATCCAACCTTTTCATATCTTCCTCGCGGAGACTTCAGCTACGAGTGGACGTCACTCGAACAGGGAGATGTTCGGTGGGACAAGTTCCTGAAGCAAGCGGTCGCCGATGGCTTCGATGGCCCGCTGACATTTGAGTACGTTAACCCATTCAAAGGAATGCCGGCGGACTACTGGAATATCCTTCGTGAACCAGAGAAGGCGGCGGCTGAAGAAATTGCGTATATCAAAAAAGTGCTGAATGAAATCGCTGAATAAACACCTCGTCA from Thalassoglobus polymorphus includes the following:
- a CDS encoding sugar phosphate isomerase/epimerase family protein — protein: MQTALYGSIGWKHPFGIFQVLEWAKEYGWDSVDARGMTIDIPGGPKKQLTAFGYDMLGPRQIRPTAREQLRSRCEELGIPIICLYVPSPVNLRGKLGEDCRRLFKEFVQLAADVGIEWVRAINNTTESYNNEPFTEEEAFARTVDGLKEVGKFAADLGVGILIENNENTTTSCAAELLTMKSEVVDACRMGIAYDGTNAYFQGLKEMEELKKLAGAIDVLHLKNVKRHDDPTFSYLPRGDFSYEWTSLEQGDVRWDKFLKQAVADGFDGPLTFEYVNPFKGMPADYWNILREPEKAAAEEIAYIKKVLNEIAE